From a single Prosthecobacter sp. genomic region:
- the cimA gene encoding citramalate synthase has protein sequence MSPVTIYDTTLRDGTQGTGISFSTLDKIRVAEKLDEFGVHYIEGGWPGSNPKDAAFFEEAAKRTWKTAKITAFGMTRRGKMKVEDDPQVKMLLDAKTPAVTVVGKTWALHVTEVFQVSLEENLAMIADTVAYLKKHGREVLYDAEHFFDSFKEDPEYSLKTVKAAQDAGADLIVLCETNGGALPEFVEDTTRKVIAHLGRPVGIHTHNDGGVGVANALAAVRAGACQVQGTINGYGERVGNCNLTTIMPALQLKMGVALGLDLTRLRELAHFVDELANVPHDIRAPYVGLAAFTHKGGLHVHAVQKLARTYEHIDPALVGNQRIITISDMSGQSNVLVKAEGMGFKFAKGAPEVQNILSEVKRLESEGYEFEAAEASFEMLIRKQTGQHAPVFNLIEYHSTHRFHGGAHGFETCEATIKLEIGGTRVYTVDEGDGPVNALDNALRKALLPFFPALQHMRLADYKVRIIDGGTGTAAKTRVLITSTNGNATWSTVGVSCNIIDASWKALVDGIEYFLLKKAA, from the coding sequence ATGTCTCCAGTTACCATCTATGACACCACCCTGCGTGACGGCACCCAGGGCACCGGCATCTCCTTCAGCACCCTCGACAAAATCCGTGTCGCCGAAAAGCTCGACGAATTCGGCGTGCACTACATCGAAGGCGGCTGGCCCGGCTCCAATCCCAAGGACGCGGCCTTCTTTGAAGAAGCCGCCAAGCGCACCTGGAAAACCGCGAAAATCACCGCCTTCGGCATGACCCGTCGCGGCAAAATGAAGGTCGAGGACGATCCGCAGGTCAAAATGCTGCTCGATGCGAAGACCCCCGCCGTCACCGTGGTCGGTAAAACCTGGGCGCTGCATGTCACTGAGGTCTTCCAGGTCAGTCTGGAAGAAAATCTTGCCATGATCGCCGACACCGTGGCCTATTTGAAAAAACACGGCCGCGAGGTGCTCTACGACGCCGAGCATTTCTTCGACAGCTTCAAGGAAGACCCCGAATACTCGCTCAAAACGGTCAAAGCCGCCCAGGATGCAGGTGCCGACCTCATCGTGCTGTGCGAAACGAATGGCGGCGCGCTGCCGGAGTTCGTCGAAGACACCACACGCAAGGTCATCGCCCATCTCGGCCGCCCGGTGGGCATTCATACGCACAACGACGGCGGAGTCGGTGTCGCCAATGCCCTCGCTGCCGTGCGCGCCGGAGCCTGTCAGGTTCAAGGCACGATCAACGGCTACGGTGAGCGCGTGGGAAACTGCAACCTCACCACCATCATGCCCGCACTCCAGCTCAAGATGGGCGTCGCACTCGGCCTCGACCTCACCCGTCTGCGCGAACTCGCCCATTTCGTCGATGAACTCGCCAACGTGCCGCATGACATCCGCGCTCCATATGTCGGTCTGGCCGCATTCACGCACAAAGGCGGTTTGCATGTGCATGCGGTGCAGAAACTGGCCCGCACTTACGAGCACATCGATCCCGCACTTGTCGGCAACCAGCGCATCATCACCATCTCTGACATGTCTGGCCAGTCGAACGTGCTGGTGAAGGCCGAGGGCATGGGCTTCAAGTTCGCCAAAGGCGCCCCTGAAGTTCAGAACATCCTTTCCGAGGTGAAACGCCTCGAAAGCGAAGGCTATGAATTCGAAGCCGCCGAGGCCTCGTTCGAAATGCTCATCCGCAAGCAGACCGGCCAGCACGCACCGGTCTTCAATCTCATCGAATACCACTCCACGCACCGTTTCCACGGGGGTGCGCATGGTTTTGAAACCTGCGAGGCCACCATCAAGCTCGAAATCGGCGGCACGCGCGTTTACACCGTTGATGAAGGCGACGGCCCCGTGAATGCGCTCGACAATGCGCTGCGCAAGGCCCTCCTGCCCTTCTTCCCGGCGCTGCAACACATGCGCCTGGCGGATTACAAGGTGCGCATCATCGACGGCGGCACGGGAACAGCCGCAAAGACACGCGTGCTCATCACCAGCACCAACGGCAACGCCACCTGGAGCACCGTCGGCGTGAGCTGCAACATCATCGACGCGAGCTGGAAGGCGCTCGTCGATGGCATCGAGTACTTCCTGCTCAAGAAGGCGGCTTAA